The window CCAGGCGTTAAGCCTGTGAGAAGAATAAGTCATAAACATGTGTCAACAGCAAAGTTATTACAATTGGTTAAAGGTTAGCCTTGAATGGGCTGGCTCGTTGGGCTTGATATCTCTCTTTTAAAAGCAGTATTTGAAAAAGCTAATTGTCGATACAAAATTATTATCGTTAATTGGAAACGTTCGTTAAAAGAGCTAGAGAAAGGCAGCTTAGATGTTGTATTAACCGCATCAATTACTTCCGAAAGGAAACAATACGCTTACTTTTCATCACCTTATCGTGAAGAGCAAATGCGTATTTTTGTACGTAAGGACCAATCTGCAAACTGGCCACTTAAGCAATTGGCTGATATCATTTCTTACAATATGAAGCTTGCAATTACTTTAGGCTCTTATTATGGAGAAGAATTCGAGCAGTTATACAACAATAACTCTGATTTTAAGAGTTTCATTATAAATGTAGCACAACCAGAGCAAGGCTTACTCATGGTTGCTAGCAAGCGCACTGACGGTGTACTACAAGATATGTACAACTTACATAGCCAAGCTGAAACATTAAAAATAAGAGATAAACTCGAAATACATCCTTATATTGTTTCCAGCGGTCCTGTTCATTTTATGTTCAGCAAGAAATCTGTAACACATCAAGATGTTTACACTATTAATAAAGCATTAGTTGATTTCATAAAAACTGAAGACTACCAGACTATTTATAAATTTGATTAAAGGTAGTTTAGTCCTTCTCTAAAATATCATGATCATTTCCAAGTAGGTCCATAATAGGAATATCGTCATAATCTCCCAGTTATACTAAAATTTAAAAAACAAAACACCAGACCTGTATAGTATTATTCGGAGCCTATTCTGTGATTAAACAACAACTGATGCTTGCCTGTATCTTTATATTAGCTTACAGCAATACAGCTGTATCCCAAAACCAAACTAGCCAGCCTGCTTTTAATAAAGGCCCTACTAACTTTTATCAAGCTAAAAAAATTCTAAAAGAAATTTATAAAAATAAAACGACCACTTTCTATTGTGGCTGCAAATTTTACTACCAAAACAACAAATTAGTACTAAACCATCATAGCTGTGGTTATCAAACAAGACAAAACCAAGAGCGTGCTAATCGAATAGAGTGGGAGCATATTATGCCTGCTTCCTATTTTGGGCGTAAATTAGACTGTTGGAAGCAAGGAGGTCGAAAATATTGCCAAAAACATAGTAAACAATTCCGGAAAATGGAAGCTGACTTACATAACCTTGAGCCAGCAATAGGAGAGATTAATGGAGACCGCTCAAACTTTGCCTTTGCAACAGTAAGAGGTGAATACCGAAATTATGGTCAGTGCGACATAGAAATTGATTTTAAACGTGACCAAATTGAACCCAAGCCTAGCATTCGAGGCAATATTGCCCGGGTTTATTTGTATATGGCAAAGAAATACAACATTACCTTATCAAAACAAGAACATGAAATATTTGCCAAGTGGGCTAAACGAGACCCCATCACCAGGTGGGAAAGGAAAAAGGCTGCCCTGATTGCGAAATATCAATCAGGGTTAACACCCGTGGGTCTGGCTCAGTAAAATGTATAAGCCAGTTGAGTTCGAGATGCAGCTTGTAATACCAGGCTGCATGGTAATGAATAAAACTGGAAGTTTAACAGCTTCTGTTTATTGTTGCTCTTGGTAGCTACTTGCTTTAATTGGCTAAAACGAGACTTACAAGTATAAAAGTCTGTTTCCAATTGTTGTTGATTCGACAAATAGTTGTTATAGGCAAGCTGTTTTTTATCAGTGAGTGCTGCACGCCAGATAGCACAATTAATTTCACTATAGTCTTTAGTTGAGCAAAACTTTTCAACACGACTGACTAACAAGTCAAAATCATTGGCTTGCAAGTCTTTCTGATAAGCCTGCTGCATTTGCTCCTGCCATTGTGGATAAGCTGAGCAGAACCATTGACTGGCTTGCTGCTGATAACCGCACTGTTGGCGCTTATAGAAAAACT is drawn from Spartinivicinus poritis and contains these coding sequences:
- a CDS encoding endonuclease, yielding MIKQQLMLACIFILAYSNTAVSQNQTSQPAFNKGPTNFYQAKKILKEIYKNKTTTFYCGCKFYYQNNKLVLNHHSCGYQTRQNQERANRIEWEHIMPASYFGRKLDCWKQGGRKYCQKHSKQFRKMEADLHNLEPAIGEINGDRSNFAFATVRGEYRNYGQCDIEIDFKRDQIEPKPSIRGNIARVYLYMAKKYNITLSKQEHEIFAKWAKRDPITRWERKKAALIAKYQSGLTPVGLAQ
- a CDS encoding substrate-binding periplasmic protein; protein product: MGWLVGLDISLLKAVFEKANCRYKIIIVNWKRSLKELEKGSLDVVLTASITSERKQYAYFSSPYREEQMRIFVRKDQSANWPLKQLADIISYNMKLAITLGSYYGEEFEQLYNNNSDFKSFIINVAQPEQGLLMVASKRTDGVLQDMYNLHSQAETLKIRDKLEIHPYIVSSGPVHFMFSKKSVTHQDVYTINKALVDFIKTEDYQTIYKFD